Proteins from one Catenuloplanes atrovinosus genomic window:
- a CDS encoding phage tail sheath family protein gives MVVTPTYPGVYIEELPSAVRTITTVSTSVTAFVGYTTRGPTGGATTVTSFGDFERRFGGLSADSPLSYAVQQFFLNGGGIAVIVRLAPGATGSTVTLSSGGTELLRLTAREPGAWGDGLRASVDHGATPDTFDLRISDLAGTDETHTGLTPATAADRINATSTLVTAQAVPNAPDDTRPDASGTVSDPFDEVPNPAGAEITAAIEGRANSEITFTLPSGPAPQRLQQVALLLERGLRANARGQRAFSGARVRTTGDNRLQVIAGEPDAVILFPDDGDLGLAGTTRPPGSAFADGAPGTLPGAGDWLGSADEKTGIHALRDVDDVNLLVLPGVSALASLDEQVAVLAEARVLAETRRMFLIADAPAAWRTLDAFRNGLELIDSVRGDHAALYFPHVLLSDPLTGLVRDFPPSGAIAGIMARTDGDRGVWKAPAGTEARIVGARGLTVKLTDAENGLLNPLGINCLRTFPVVGPVVWGARTLDGADRLASQWKYVPVRRTALMIEESLYRGTQWVVFEPNDETLWGQIRLNVGAFMHSLFQQGAFQGTSPRQAYLVKCDRDTTTQDDINRGIVNILVGFAPLKPAEFVIIKIEQLAGQVEV, from the coding sequence ATGGTCGTCACACCGACCTATCCCGGCGTTTACATCGAGGAACTACCCAGCGCGGTTCGCACCATCACCACCGTTTCGACCTCGGTCACCGCATTCGTCGGATATACGACGCGCGGCCCGACCGGCGGAGCGACAACGGTCACCAGTTTCGGCGATTTCGAGCGGCGTTTCGGCGGGCTGAGCGCGGACAGTCCGCTCAGCTACGCGGTGCAGCAGTTCTTCCTCAACGGCGGCGGGATCGCGGTGATCGTGCGGCTCGCGCCGGGCGCGACCGGCTCCACCGTCACGCTGTCCAGCGGCGGCACGGAGCTGCTCCGGCTGACCGCGCGTGAGCCGGGCGCCTGGGGCGACGGGCTGCGCGCCTCGGTCGACCACGGCGCCACGCCGGACACGTTCGACCTGCGGATCTCGGACCTCGCGGGCACCGACGAGACGCACACGGGCCTCACGCCGGCCACCGCGGCCGACCGGATCAACGCCACGTCCACGCTGGTCACGGCGCAGGCGGTGCCGAACGCGCCGGACGACACCCGGCCGGACGCGTCCGGCACGGTCTCCGACCCGTTCGACGAGGTGCCCAACCCGGCCGGCGCGGAGATCACCGCGGCGATCGAGGGCCGGGCGAACTCGGAGATCACCTTCACGCTGCCGTCCGGCCCGGCACCGCAGCGGCTGCAACAGGTCGCGCTGCTGCTGGAGCGCGGGCTGCGGGCCAATGCCCGGGGGCAGCGCGCGTTCTCCGGCGCGCGGGTGCGCACCACCGGCGACAACCGGCTCCAGGTGATCGCGGGCGAGCCGGACGCGGTGATCCTCTTCCCGGACGACGGCGATCTCGGGCTGGCCGGCACCACCCGTCCACCGGGCTCCGCGTTCGCCGACGGCGCGCCGGGCACCCTGCCCGGGGCCGGCGACTGGCTGGGCAGCGCCGACGAGAAGACCGGCATCCACGCGCTGCGCGACGTCGACGACGTGAACCTGCTGGTGCTGCCCGGCGTGAGCGCGCTGGCCAGCCTGGACGAGCAGGTCGCGGTGCTGGCCGAGGCGCGGGTGCTGGCCGAGACCCGGCGCATGTTCCTGATCGCGGACGCGCCGGCCGCCTGGCGCACGCTGGACGCGTTCCGCAACGGGCTGGAGCTGATCGACTCGGTGCGCGGCGACCACGCGGCGCTGTACTTCCCGCACGTGCTGCTCTCCGACCCGCTGACCGGCCTGGTGCGGGACTTCCCGCCGAGCGGTGCGATCGCCGGGATCATGGCGCGCACCGACGGCGACCGTGGCGTGTGGAAGGCGCCGGCCGGCACCGAGGCGCGGATCGTCGGCGCGCGCGGGCTCACCGTGAAGCTCACCGACGCGGAGAACGGGCTGCTCAACCCGCTCGGCATCAACTGCCTGCGCACGTTCCCGGTGGTCGGCCCGGTGGTGTGGGGCGCCCGGACGCTGGACGGGGCCGACCGGCTCGCGTCGCAGTGGAAGTACGTGCCGGTCCGCCGCACCGCGCTGATGATCGAGGAGAGCCTCTACCGGGGCACGCAGTGGGTGGTCTTCGAGCCGAACGACGAGACGCTCTGGGGCCAGATCCGGCTGAACGTGGGCGCGTTCATGCACTCGCTGTTCCAGCAGGGCGCGTTCCAGGGCACGTCGCCGCGCCAGGCGTACCTGGTGAAGTGCGACCGGGACACGACCACACAGGACGACATCAACCGCGGCATCGTGAACATCCTCGTCGGGTTCGCGCCGCTCAAGCCCGCCGAGTTCGTGATCATCAAGATCGAGCAGTTGGCCGGCCAGGTGGAGGTGTAG